A stretch of DNA from Clostridium sp. JN-9:
GACGGAAAGACCCCGTAGAGCTTTACTGTAGCTTAGCATTGAGTTTCGGTATTGTCTGTACAGGATAGGTGGGAGACTGCGAAGCAGGGGCGTCAGCTTCTGTGGAGTCACCCTTGGGATACCACCCTGACAGTACTGAGATTCTAACCGGTGGCCATGAAACTGGTCACGGGACATTGTTAGGTGGGCAGTTTGACTGGGGCGGTCGCCTCCTAAAATGTAACGGAGGCGCCCAAAAGTTCCCTCAGTGCGGTTGGAAATCGCGCGAAGAGTGCAAAGGCAGAAGGGAGCTTGACTGCGACACATACAAGTGGAGCAGGGACGAAAGTCGGGCTTAGTGATCCGGTGGTTCCTCGTGGGAGGGCCATCGCTCAACGGATAAAAGCTACCTCGGGGATAACAGGCTGATCTCCCCCAAGAGTCCACATCGACGGGGAGGTTTGGCACCTCGATGTCGGCTCGTCGCATCCTGGGGCTGAAGTAGGTCCCAAGGGTTGGGCTGTTCGCCCATTAAAGCGGCACGCGAGCTGGGTTCAGAACGTCGTGAGACAGTTCGGTCCCTATCCGTCGCGGGCGTAGGAAATTTGAGAGGAGCTGTCCTTAGTACGAGAGGACCGGGATGGACTGACCTCTGGTGTACCAGTTGTTCCGCCAGGAGCATGGCTGGGTAGCTATGTCGGGACGGGATAAACGCTGAAAGCATCTAAGCGTGAAACCCACCTCAAGATTAGATTTCCCATAGCGTAAGCTAGTAAGGCCCCTAGAAGAACACTAGGTTGATAGGTTAGAGGTGTAAGCATGGCAACATGTTCAGCTGACTAATACTAATAGGTCGAGGGCTTGACCAAATAATTATACTGTGCAATTTTGAAAGAACAAGATTCTTTCTTTAATTTAAATCTGGTGACAATGGCGTGGATGTAACACCCGTTCCCATTCCGAACACGAAGGTTAAGCTTCATTGCGCCCATGGTACTGTAGGGGAGGCTCTGTGGGAGAGTAGGTAGTTGCCAGGTGAGTAAAAAATGCGGATTCGTAGGAGTCCGTATTTTTGTTTATCTAAAATAATATTTAAATTTATTAGAATAAGAAGGAATATAAGTTAAAGTGTGGAATATATAATTTAGAGCAAATATTTTAAGGAGGATTGGAAAAAATGCCTGATAAGGGGAAAAGTAAAAGCGGATCTACTAAAAAGGGCGATAAGAACAAAGACAAGGGAAAAAAGAAATAAATCAGTAAAGGCACAAAAGGCATCAGAATGCTTAGTTCTGATGCCCTTTGTATAGAGGTTAAATATGTGGAAATAAGCAATAAATTGATTTACAATATAAATACCATAAAACAAATGGAATGCTATATGAATAAACATACAAAATGAAGGAGGTAACATATAAATGTCAGATATTAAATTTGAAATTAAGGAGCATGCAGGTACTCTTTCAGAGTCAGCAAAGGGTTGGAAAAAGGAATTAAATATGGTTTCCTGGAATGAGAAGGAGCCAAAATTCGATTTAAGAGATTGGGATAGCCAGCATAAAAAAATGGGTAAAGGTATCACATTAACTATTGATGAATTGAAAAAACTTAAAGAAATCCTAGATGGCATGAGCTTGTAATCATTGTCGAATGTAACCAGGCAGCACCCGATAATTGTCGAACACCCTATTAAAGGGGTAAAATTTTTCTACTTGTGCTATAATCTCGTTTTCGACACTTAAGTAAAAATTAAGAGAAGGAACCTGGATAAATAGAGGCTTTCCTTCTCTTTTCTTATTTTAAAAATGTTGTATGAAAACATCAACTTAGAAATTTTTTTATTTTCTTATTCAGTTCTTTAGGAAGATAATATTTTTTATCTAAGCCTAAATTAAATAGGCCATTTAACGCTGTACATACTTGGCTTCCTGTATATGTTGCTGTATAAAAAGCATCCTGTGTATTCATGACATTCATATTACGTAGCGTTTCAAGAATATCATCTGCTGTAAAATGTGTTCCTTGCAGGTCTAGCTTGTTTTCAAGCAAACGATAAATTAGTAAAGACGTATAACAAATCATGAAGTGTGCAATAATCCTGTTGCGATTTCTGTGATAAACTGGTCTTGCATTAAAATTGCTTTTTAGTATCCGAAAACAATCCTCGATTTTATAACGGTTTGAATTTATAGTAAGTATTGATTTAGCATCATCATCCAAATTTGTGGCAACTGCGTAATACCCATCATATTTTTCTTCTCTATCAATGATAGATTGATCAATTTCATAGTGATCAGAGGCTTTTTCACCATTATTACCTTTTGATGTCCTTTTGATGAAACGTGTAACATCATGAGGTCCCTTTTTTATATTATCTATATTTTGATTGTTGAGTAAGTTCTTAGCCCGTTCAATCTGCGCATTTCTGATATGCCTTTGATATTCCATCATTTTTCTTGAAAATGTAATTATGATTTTTTGCTTTAGAAATGCTTTTGATTTTACAATTCTGGACTTACCGTTTTTATATGTTCTCTTTTCATATAGGCCAACATCCATGGCGCTGTCTGCATCTATGATTTTGTAAACAGTATCGTTATAAATGGGTAAATTCTTTTTATCAAATCTATCGAATCCCTTCATAAAACTGATAGTAATAGGAGAATCATCAGAAATCCGACGATAATCAAAATCATTAAAAACAGCTTCCTTTAGTTTGTCTGAAAGTTTTTTTACAGACTGGGTTACAATAAAGGCTCTTCCACCCATGGAGTTAAATTTTCTTATATTAAATGAGCCAAGTCCTGCATCAGCACAGTAAATGAATTGTTTATTTTTAAACATTTTTGTGATTTTCTGTTCCAGTGGAACTGCACATTTCTGCTCATTGTCAGAACCAGAGTTAATGCACATTGATATAGGGATTCCATCTCCGTCCATAAATAGGCCCATCTGCACAATTGGATTGGGACGGTGTTCTTTTGAAAGGCCGTATCTGCGAAGACCTTTGAGAATCTCGCCAGTGGCTTCATCTACGTATTCATCGTCCTCATCTTCTGATTCAAAATAATAATTTGTACAGTCGAAATAACATATGGAAGTGTTTCTTTTTATGATGTTATTACTATTAATGAATAAATGTTCCAAATATTCGTCGTAGTTATCCTCTAACAAA
This window harbors:
- a CDS encoding PC4/YdbC family ssDNA-binding protein yields the protein MSDIKFEIKEHAGTLSESAKGWKKELNMVSWNEKEPKFDLRDWDSQHKKMGKGITLTIDELKKLKEILDGMSL
- a CDS encoding IS1634 family transposase, with amino-acid sequence MKLNYDKKSKDPTYFIQMGIRNGKKTTTKNVKRIGKYSELLAITTDPLEYAKKQVEEFNKEYKEGKIDINLKVDFSEKLSPTKNIASKSALLNVGYFILQHIYHDLKLSDFFHDINSNSKITFDCNTINRFLTFARILEPTSKLGTFDKLDSYYEKPYFEYQHILRFMDLLEDNYDEYLEHLFINSNNIIKRNTSICYFDCTNYYFESEDEDDEYVDEATGEILKGLRRYGLSKEHRPNPIVQMGLFMDGDGIPISMCINSGSDNEQKCAVPLEQKITKMFKNKQFIYCADAGLGSFNIRKFNSMGGRAFIVTQSVKKLSDKLKEAVFNDFDYRRISDDSPITISFMKGFDRFDKKNLPIYNDTVYKIIDADSAMDVGLYEKRTYKNGKSRIVKSKAFLKQKIIITFSRKMMEYQRHIRNAQIERAKNLLNNQNIDNIKKGPHDVTRFIKRTSKGNNGEKASDHYEIDQSIIDREEKYDGYYAVATNLDDDAKSILTINSNRYKIEDCFRILKSNFNARPVYHRNRNRIIAHFMICYTSLLIYRLLENKLDLQGTHFTADDILETLRNMNVMNTQDAFYTATYTGSQVCTALNGLFNLGLDKKYYLPKELNKKIKKFLS